A region of Coccinella septempunctata chromosome 5, icCocSept1.1, whole genome shotgun sequence DNA encodes the following proteins:
- the LOC123313842 gene encoding calcium-transporting ATPase sarcoplasmic/endoplasmic reticulum type isoform X3 → MEDAHTKSVDEVLNYFNADPERGLTLDQVKRNQEKYGPNELPAEEGKSIWQLVLEQFDDLLVKILLLAAIISFVLALFEEHEGAFTAFVEPFVILLILIANAVVGVWQERNAESAIEALKEYEPEMGKVLRADKSGIQKIRAREIVPGDIVEVSVGDKIPADIRLIKIFSTTLRIDQSILTGESVSVIKHTDAIPDPRAVNQDKKNILFSGTNVAAGKARGIVMGTGLNTAIGKIRTEMSETEEIKTPLQQKLDEFGEQLSKVISVICVAVWAINIGHFNDPAHGGSWIKGAVYYFKIAVALAVAAIPEGLPAVITTCLALGTRRMAKKNAIVRSLPSVETLGCTSVICSDKTGTLTTNQMSVSRMFIFDKVEGNDSSFHEFEITGSTYEPIGEVFLKGQKVKCSEYDALQELGTICIMCNDSSIDFNEFKQAFEKVGEATETALIVLAEKMNPFSVSKGGDRRQKAICVRQDIETKWKKEFTLEFSRDRKSMSSYCVPLKPSRLGNGPKLFVKGAPEGVLDRCTHARVGTQKVPLTTALKNRILETTKSYGTGRDTLRCLALATCDNPMKPDEMDLGDSNKFYTYEVNLTFVGVVGMLDPPRKEVFDSIVRCRAAGIRVIVITGDNKATAEAICRRIGVFTEDEDTTGKSYSGREFDDLPISEQRAACARARLFSRVEPAHKSKIVEYLQSMNEISAMTGDGVNDAPALKKAEIGIAMGSGTAVAKSASEMVLADDNFSSIVAAVEEGRAIYNNMKQFIRYLISSNIGEVVSIFLTAALGLPEALIPVQLLWVNLVTDGLPATALGFNPPDLDIMSKPPRKADESLISGWLFFRYMAIGGYVGAATVGAAAWWFMYSPYGPQITYYQLTHHLQCISGGPEFKGVDCKVFNDPHPMTMALSVLVTIEMLNAMNSLSENQSLIAMPPWSNWWLVGSMALSFTLHFVILYVDVLSAVFQVTPLTVEEWVTVMKFSIPVVLLDETLKFIARKITDVSEVAAPRM, encoded by the exons ATGGAGGACGCGCACACTAAATCAGTAGATGAAGTGTTAAATTACTTCAATGCTGATCCTGAACGGGGACTAACATTAGACCAAGTAAAAAGGAACCAAGAAAAATACGGCCCTAATG aactTCCCGCGGAAGAAG GAAAGTCGATATGGCAATTAGTTTTAGAGCAATTCGATGATCTTCTAGTCAAGATTTTACTGTTAGCCGCTATTATTTCATTT gtcCTCGCTTTATTTGAGGAACATGAAGGTGCATTCACAGCTTTCGTAGAACCTTTCGTTATTCTTCTTATTCTTATCGCGAACGCCGTCGTAGGAGTCTGGCAG GAACGAAATGCCGAATCTGCCATCGAAGCCCTCAAGGAATACGAGCCCGAGATGGGTAAGGTTCTCAGGGCAGACAAGTCAGGTATACAAAAGATCAGGGCGAGGGAAATCGTCCCAGGTGATATCGTTGAGGTATCCGTTGGTGACAAAATTCCCGCCGACATCCGTTTGATCAAAATCTTCTCGACCACCCTACGTATCGATCAGTCCATCTTGACCGGTGAATCCGTATCTGTGATCAAACATACCGACGCCATCCCAGACCCTAGGGCCGTGAACCAAGACAAGAAGAACATCCTGTTCTCCGGTACCAACGTAGCTGCCGGTAAAGCTAGAGGTATCGTGATGGGAACCGGATTGAACACAGCCATCGGTAAGATCCGTACCGAAATGTCCGAGACTGAAGAAATCAAGACACCTCTCCAACAAAAACTCGACGAATTCGGTGAACAATTATCGAAAGTCATCTCTGTGATTTGCGTTGCCGTATGGGCGATCAACATTGGACACTTCAACGATCCAGCTCACGGTGGATCATGGATCAAAGGAGCAGTATACTACTTCAAAATTGCCGTAGCTTTGGCCGTAGCCGCTATCCCTGAAGGTCTACCGGCTGTAATCACAACTTGCTTGGCTCTGGGTACCCGTCGTATGGCCAAAAAGAACGCCATCGTCAGATCCTTACCTTCCGTCGAAACCTTGGGTTGTACTTCCGTCATCTGCTCCGATAAAACTGGAACCTTGACCACCAACCAGATGTCCGTCTCCCGCATGTTCATCTTCGATAAGGTCGAAGGAAACGACAGCAGCTTCCACGAATTCGAAATCACCGGATCCACCTACGAGCCTATCGGAGAAGTTTTCCTCAAGGGACAGAAGGTTAAATGCTCAGAATACGACGCGCTTCAAGAATTGGGAACCATCTGTATCATGTGCAACGACTCTTCCATCGATTTCAACGAATTCAAACAGGCCTTCGAGAAAGTCGGTGAAGCTACCGAAACCGCCCTTATCGTGCTCGCAGAGAAGATGAACCCATTCAGCGTATCCAAGGGCGGAGACCGTCGCCAGAAAGCCATCTGCGTCAGGCAAGACATCGAGACCAAATGGAAGAAGGAGTTCACCTTGGAATTCTCCAGAGATCGCAAATCTATGTCGTCTTACTGCGTGCCATTGAAACCATCCAGGCTTGGAAACGGACCCAAACTTTTCGTCAAAGGTGCCCCAGAAGGTGTATTGGACAGGTGCACCCATGCCCGTGTCGGTACTCAGAAAGTTCCTCTTACCACTGCCCTCAAGAACAGGATTTTGGAAACTACCAAGTCCTACGGTACAGGACGCGACACCTTGCGTTGTCTCGCTTTGGCTACCTGTGATAACCCAATGAAACCAGATGAAATGGATCTTGGCGACTCTAACAAATTCTACACCTACGAAGTTAACCTCACCTTCGTCGGAGTCGTCGGTATGTTGGACCCTCCACGTAAGGAAGTATTCGATTCCATCGTCAGATGTCGTGCCGCTGGTATCCGTGTCATTGTAATCACCGGTGACAACAAGGCCACCGCTGAGGCTATCTGCAGAAGGATTGGTGTTTTCACCGAAGACGAAGATACGACTGGAAAGTCTTACTCTGGACGTGAATTCGACGATCTCCCAATTTCTGAACAAAGAGCAGCATGCGCCCGCGCTAGGCTTTTCTCCCGTGTGGAGCCAGCACACAAGTCCAAGATCGTTGAGTACTTGCAGAGCATGAACGAAATTTCCGCTATG ACTGGTGATGGTGTAAATGATGCCCCCGCTTTGAAGAAGGCCGAAATTGGTATTGCCATGGGTTCGGGAACTGCCGTAGCCAAATCCGCATCTGAGATGGTGCTCGCCGACGATAACTTCTCCTCCATCGTAGCCGCAGTAGAGGAAGGACGTGCCATCTACAACAACATGAAACAATTCATCCGTTACTTGATTTCATCGAACATTGGTGAGGTCGTCTCCATTTTCTTGACTGCCGCTCTTGGTCTTCCAGAAGCTTTGATCCCCGTCCAACTGTTGTGGGTCAACTTGGTAACTGACGGTCTACCAGCTACTGCCCTCGGTTTCAACCCACCAGATCTTGACATCATGTCCAAACCCCCAAGGAAGGCCGACGAATCTCTTATCTCCGGTTGGTTATTCTTCAGGTACATGGCTATTGGAGGTTATGTAGGTGCCGCTACCGTTGGTGCTGCCGCCTGGTGGTTCATGTACTCACCGTATGGTCCTCAAATTACCTACTACCAATTG ACCCACCATCTCCAATGCATCAGTGGTGGTCCTGAATTCAAAGGAGTTGATTGCAAGGTCTTCAACGATCCACACCCAATGACCATGGCTCTGTCTGTACTAGTAACAATTGAAATGTTGAACGCTATGAACAG tttGTCTGAAAATCAATCTCTTATTGCTATGCCCCCATGGTCTAATTGGTGGTTAGTTGGCTCAATGGCTCTTTCCTTCACACTCCACTTCGTTATTCTATATGTTGATGTCCTCTCA GCTGTATTCCAAGTGACCCCATTGACTGTTGAAGAATGGGTAACAGtaatgaaattttcgattccAGTAGTGTTACTTGATGAGACACTCAAGTTCATTGCAAGAAAGATCACTGACG TTTCCGAAGTAGCAGCACCAAGGATGTAA
- the LOC123313842 gene encoding calcium-transporting ATPase sarcoplasmic/endoplasmic reticulum type isoform X2, whose translation MEDAHTKSVDEVLNYFNADPERGLTLDQVKRNQEKYGPNELPAEEGKSIWQLVLEQFDDLLVKILLLAAIISFVLALFEEHEGAFTAFVEPFVILLILIANAVVGVWQERNAESAIEALKEYEPEMGKVLRADKSGIQKIRAREIVPGDIVEVSVGDKIPADIRLIKIFSTTLRIDQSILTGESVSVIKHTDAIPDPRAVNQDKKNILFSGTNVAAGKARGIVMGTGLNTAIGKIRTEMSETEEIKTPLQQKLDEFGEQLSKVISVICVAVWAINIGHFNDPAHGGSWIKGAVYYFKIAVALAVAAIPEGLPAVITTCLALGTRRMAKKNAIVRSLPSVETLGCTSVICSDKTGTLTTNQMSVSRMFIFDKVEGNDSSFHEFEITGSTYEPIGEVFLKGQKVKCSEYDALQELGTICIMCNDSSIDFNEFKQAFEKVGEATETALIVLAEKMNPFSVSKGGDRRQKAICVRQDIETKWKKEFTLEFSRDRKSMSSYCVPLKPSRLGNGPKLFVKGAPEGVLDRCTHARVGTQKVPLTTALKNRILETTKSYGTGRDTLRCLALATCDNPMKPDEMDLGDSNKFYTYEVNLTFVGVVGMLDPPRKEVFDSIVRCRAAGIRVIVITGDNKATAEAICRRIGVFTEDEDTTGKSYSGREFDDLPISEQRAACARARLFSRVEPAHKSKIVEYLQSMNEISAMTGDGVNDAPALKKAEIGIAMGSGTAVAKSASEMVLADDNFSSIVAAVEEGRAIYNNMKQFIRYLISSNIGEVVSIFLTAALGLPEALIPVQLLWVNLVTDGLPATALGFNPPDLDIMSKPPRKADESLISGWLFFRYMAIGGYVGAATVGAAAWWFMYSPYGPQITYYQLTHHLQCISGGPEFKGVDCKVFNDPHPMTMALSVLVTIEMLNAMNSLSENQSLIAMPPWSNWWLVGSMALSFTLHFVILYVDVLSAVFQVTPLTVEEWVTVMKFSIPVVLLDETLKFIARKITDVGEVVVDKWQ comes from the exons ATGGAGGACGCGCACACTAAATCAGTAGATGAAGTGTTAAATTACTTCAATGCTGATCCTGAACGGGGACTAACATTAGACCAAGTAAAAAGGAACCAAGAAAAATACGGCCCTAATG aactTCCCGCGGAAGAAG GAAAGTCGATATGGCAATTAGTTTTAGAGCAATTCGATGATCTTCTAGTCAAGATTTTACTGTTAGCCGCTATTATTTCATTT gtcCTCGCTTTATTTGAGGAACATGAAGGTGCATTCACAGCTTTCGTAGAACCTTTCGTTATTCTTCTTATTCTTATCGCGAACGCCGTCGTAGGAGTCTGGCAG GAACGAAATGCCGAATCTGCCATCGAAGCCCTCAAGGAATACGAGCCCGAGATGGGTAAGGTTCTCAGGGCAGACAAGTCAGGTATACAAAAGATCAGGGCGAGGGAAATCGTCCCAGGTGATATCGTTGAGGTATCCGTTGGTGACAAAATTCCCGCCGACATCCGTTTGATCAAAATCTTCTCGACCACCCTACGTATCGATCAGTCCATCTTGACCGGTGAATCCGTATCTGTGATCAAACATACCGACGCCATCCCAGACCCTAGGGCCGTGAACCAAGACAAGAAGAACATCCTGTTCTCCGGTACCAACGTAGCTGCCGGTAAAGCTAGAGGTATCGTGATGGGAACCGGATTGAACACAGCCATCGGTAAGATCCGTACCGAAATGTCCGAGACTGAAGAAATCAAGACACCTCTCCAACAAAAACTCGACGAATTCGGTGAACAATTATCGAAAGTCATCTCTGTGATTTGCGTTGCCGTATGGGCGATCAACATTGGACACTTCAACGATCCAGCTCACGGTGGATCATGGATCAAAGGAGCAGTATACTACTTCAAAATTGCCGTAGCTTTGGCCGTAGCCGCTATCCCTGAAGGTCTACCGGCTGTAATCACAACTTGCTTGGCTCTGGGTACCCGTCGTATGGCCAAAAAGAACGCCATCGTCAGATCCTTACCTTCCGTCGAAACCTTGGGTTGTACTTCCGTCATCTGCTCCGATAAAACTGGAACCTTGACCACCAACCAGATGTCCGTCTCCCGCATGTTCATCTTCGATAAGGTCGAAGGAAACGACAGCAGCTTCCACGAATTCGAAATCACCGGATCCACCTACGAGCCTATCGGAGAAGTTTTCCTCAAGGGACAGAAGGTTAAATGCTCAGAATACGACGCGCTTCAAGAATTGGGAACCATCTGTATCATGTGCAACGACTCTTCCATCGATTTCAACGAATTCAAACAGGCCTTCGAGAAAGTCGGTGAAGCTACCGAAACCGCCCTTATCGTGCTCGCAGAGAAGATGAACCCATTCAGCGTATCCAAGGGCGGAGACCGTCGCCAGAAAGCCATCTGCGTCAGGCAAGACATCGAGACCAAATGGAAGAAGGAGTTCACCTTGGAATTCTCCAGAGATCGCAAATCTATGTCGTCTTACTGCGTGCCATTGAAACCATCCAGGCTTGGAAACGGACCCAAACTTTTCGTCAAAGGTGCCCCAGAAGGTGTATTGGACAGGTGCACCCATGCCCGTGTCGGTACTCAGAAAGTTCCTCTTACCACTGCCCTCAAGAACAGGATTTTGGAAACTACCAAGTCCTACGGTACAGGACGCGACACCTTGCGTTGTCTCGCTTTGGCTACCTGTGATAACCCAATGAAACCAGATGAAATGGATCTTGGCGACTCTAACAAATTCTACACCTACGAAGTTAACCTCACCTTCGTCGGAGTCGTCGGTATGTTGGACCCTCCACGTAAGGAAGTATTCGATTCCATCGTCAGATGTCGTGCCGCTGGTATCCGTGTCATTGTAATCACCGGTGACAACAAGGCCACCGCTGAGGCTATCTGCAGAAGGATTGGTGTTTTCACCGAAGACGAAGATACGACTGGAAAGTCTTACTCTGGACGTGAATTCGACGATCTCCCAATTTCTGAACAAAGAGCAGCATGCGCCCGCGCTAGGCTTTTCTCCCGTGTGGAGCCAGCACACAAGTCCAAGATCGTTGAGTACTTGCAGAGCATGAACGAAATTTCCGCTATG ACTGGTGATGGTGTAAATGATGCCCCCGCTTTGAAGAAGGCCGAAATTGGTATTGCCATGGGTTCGGGAACTGCCGTAGCCAAATCCGCATCTGAGATGGTGCTCGCCGACGATAACTTCTCCTCCATCGTAGCCGCAGTAGAGGAAGGACGTGCCATCTACAACAACATGAAACAATTCATCCGTTACTTGATTTCATCGAACATTGGTGAGGTCGTCTCCATTTTCTTGACTGCCGCTCTTGGTCTTCCAGAAGCTTTGATCCCCGTCCAACTGTTGTGGGTCAACTTGGTAACTGACGGTCTACCAGCTACTGCCCTCGGTTTCAACCCACCAGATCTTGACATCATGTCCAAACCCCCAAGGAAGGCCGACGAATCTCTTATCTCCGGTTGGTTATTCTTCAGGTACATGGCTATTGGAGGTTATGTAGGTGCCGCTACCGTTGGTGCTGCCGCCTGGTGGTTCATGTACTCACCGTATGGTCCTCAAATTACCTACTACCAATTG ACCCACCATCTCCAATGCATCAGTGGTGGTCCTGAATTCAAAGGAGTTGATTGCAAGGTCTTCAACGATCCACACCCAATGACCATGGCTCTGTCTGTACTAGTAACAATTGAAATGTTGAACGCTATGAACAG tttGTCTGAAAATCAATCTCTTATTGCTATGCCCCCATGGTCTAATTGGTGGTTAGTTGGCTCAATGGCTCTTTCCTTCACACTCCACTTCGTTATTCTATATGTTGATGTCCTCTCA GCTGTATTCCAAGTGACCCCATTGACTGTTGAAGAATGGGTAACAGtaatgaaattttcgattccAGTAGTGTTACTTGATGAGACACTCAAGTTCATTGCAAGAAAGATCACTGACG TTGGTGAGGTTGTAGTAGATAAATGGCAGTAA
- the LOC123313842 gene encoding calcium-transporting ATPase sarcoplasmic/endoplasmic reticulum type isoform X1 — protein sequence MEDAHTKSVDEVLNYFNADPERGLTLDQVKRNQEKYGPNELPAEEGKSIWQLVLEQFDDLLVKILLLAAIISFVLALFEEHEGAFTAFVEPFVILLILIANAVVGVWQERNAESAIEALKEYEPEMGKVLRADKSGIQKIRAREIVPGDIVEVSVGDKIPADIRLIKIFSTTLRIDQSILTGESVSVIKHTDAIPDPRAVNQDKKNILFSGTNVAAGKARGIVMGTGLNTAIGKIRTEMSETEEIKTPLQQKLDEFGEQLSKVISVICVAVWAINIGHFNDPAHGGSWIKGAVYYFKIAVALAVAAIPEGLPAVITTCLALGTRRMAKKNAIVRSLPSVETLGCTSVICSDKTGTLTTNQMSVSRMFIFDKVEGNDSSFHEFEITGSTYEPIGEVFLKGQKVKCSEYDALQELGTICIMCNDSSIDFNEFKQAFEKVGEATETALIVLAEKMNPFSVSKGGDRRQKAICVRQDIETKWKKEFTLEFSRDRKSMSSYCVPLKPSRLGNGPKLFVKGAPEGVLDRCTHARVGTQKVPLTTALKNRILETTKSYGTGRDTLRCLALATCDNPMKPDEMDLGDSNKFYTYEVNLTFVGVVGMLDPPRKEVFDSIVRCRAAGIRVIVITGDNKATAEAICRRIGVFTEDEDTTGKSYSGREFDDLPISEQRAACARARLFSRVEPAHKSKIVEYLQSMNEISAMTGDGVNDAPALKKAEIGIAMGSGTAVAKSASEMVLADDNFSSIVAAVEEGRAIYNNMKQFIRYLISSNIGEVVSIFLTAALGLPEALIPVQLLWVNLVTDGLPATALGFNPPDLDIMSKPPRKADESLISGWLFFRYMAIGGYVGAATVGAAAWWFMYSPYGPQITYYQLTHHLQCISGGPEFKGVDCKVFNDPHPMTMALSVLVTIEMLNAMNSLSENQSLIAMPPWSNWWLVGSMALSFTLHFVILYVDVLSAVFQVTPLTVEEWVTVMKFSIPVVLLDETLKFIARKITDGENPIYTVHGIILMWAVFFGLLLVSPI from the exons ATGGAGGACGCGCACACTAAATCAGTAGATGAAGTGTTAAATTACTTCAATGCTGATCCTGAACGGGGACTAACATTAGACCAAGTAAAAAGGAACCAAGAAAAATACGGCCCTAATG aactTCCCGCGGAAGAAG GAAAGTCGATATGGCAATTAGTTTTAGAGCAATTCGATGATCTTCTAGTCAAGATTTTACTGTTAGCCGCTATTATTTCATTT gtcCTCGCTTTATTTGAGGAACATGAAGGTGCATTCACAGCTTTCGTAGAACCTTTCGTTATTCTTCTTATTCTTATCGCGAACGCCGTCGTAGGAGTCTGGCAG GAACGAAATGCCGAATCTGCCATCGAAGCCCTCAAGGAATACGAGCCCGAGATGGGTAAGGTTCTCAGGGCAGACAAGTCAGGTATACAAAAGATCAGGGCGAGGGAAATCGTCCCAGGTGATATCGTTGAGGTATCCGTTGGTGACAAAATTCCCGCCGACATCCGTTTGATCAAAATCTTCTCGACCACCCTACGTATCGATCAGTCCATCTTGACCGGTGAATCCGTATCTGTGATCAAACATACCGACGCCATCCCAGACCCTAGGGCCGTGAACCAAGACAAGAAGAACATCCTGTTCTCCGGTACCAACGTAGCTGCCGGTAAAGCTAGAGGTATCGTGATGGGAACCGGATTGAACACAGCCATCGGTAAGATCCGTACCGAAATGTCCGAGACTGAAGAAATCAAGACACCTCTCCAACAAAAACTCGACGAATTCGGTGAACAATTATCGAAAGTCATCTCTGTGATTTGCGTTGCCGTATGGGCGATCAACATTGGACACTTCAACGATCCAGCTCACGGTGGATCATGGATCAAAGGAGCAGTATACTACTTCAAAATTGCCGTAGCTTTGGCCGTAGCCGCTATCCCTGAAGGTCTACCGGCTGTAATCACAACTTGCTTGGCTCTGGGTACCCGTCGTATGGCCAAAAAGAACGCCATCGTCAGATCCTTACCTTCCGTCGAAACCTTGGGTTGTACTTCCGTCATCTGCTCCGATAAAACTGGAACCTTGACCACCAACCAGATGTCCGTCTCCCGCATGTTCATCTTCGATAAGGTCGAAGGAAACGACAGCAGCTTCCACGAATTCGAAATCACCGGATCCACCTACGAGCCTATCGGAGAAGTTTTCCTCAAGGGACAGAAGGTTAAATGCTCAGAATACGACGCGCTTCAAGAATTGGGAACCATCTGTATCATGTGCAACGACTCTTCCATCGATTTCAACGAATTCAAACAGGCCTTCGAGAAAGTCGGTGAAGCTACCGAAACCGCCCTTATCGTGCTCGCAGAGAAGATGAACCCATTCAGCGTATCCAAGGGCGGAGACCGTCGCCAGAAAGCCATCTGCGTCAGGCAAGACATCGAGACCAAATGGAAGAAGGAGTTCACCTTGGAATTCTCCAGAGATCGCAAATCTATGTCGTCTTACTGCGTGCCATTGAAACCATCCAGGCTTGGAAACGGACCCAAACTTTTCGTCAAAGGTGCCCCAGAAGGTGTATTGGACAGGTGCACCCATGCCCGTGTCGGTACTCAGAAAGTTCCTCTTACCACTGCCCTCAAGAACAGGATTTTGGAAACTACCAAGTCCTACGGTACAGGACGCGACACCTTGCGTTGTCTCGCTTTGGCTACCTGTGATAACCCAATGAAACCAGATGAAATGGATCTTGGCGACTCTAACAAATTCTACACCTACGAAGTTAACCTCACCTTCGTCGGAGTCGTCGGTATGTTGGACCCTCCACGTAAGGAAGTATTCGATTCCATCGTCAGATGTCGTGCCGCTGGTATCCGTGTCATTGTAATCACCGGTGACAACAAGGCCACCGCTGAGGCTATCTGCAGAAGGATTGGTGTTTTCACCGAAGACGAAGATACGACTGGAAAGTCTTACTCTGGACGTGAATTCGACGATCTCCCAATTTCTGAACAAAGAGCAGCATGCGCCCGCGCTAGGCTTTTCTCCCGTGTGGAGCCAGCACACAAGTCCAAGATCGTTGAGTACTTGCAGAGCATGAACGAAATTTCCGCTATG ACTGGTGATGGTGTAAATGATGCCCCCGCTTTGAAGAAGGCCGAAATTGGTATTGCCATGGGTTCGGGAACTGCCGTAGCCAAATCCGCATCTGAGATGGTGCTCGCCGACGATAACTTCTCCTCCATCGTAGCCGCAGTAGAGGAAGGACGTGCCATCTACAACAACATGAAACAATTCATCCGTTACTTGATTTCATCGAACATTGGTGAGGTCGTCTCCATTTTCTTGACTGCCGCTCTTGGTCTTCCAGAAGCTTTGATCCCCGTCCAACTGTTGTGGGTCAACTTGGTAACTGACGGTCTACCAGCTACTGCCCTCGGTTTCAACCCACCAGATCTTGACATCATGTCCAAACCCCCAAGGAAGGCCGACGAATCTCTTATCTCCGGTTGGTTATTCTTCAGGTACATGGCTATTGGAGGTTATGTAGGTGCCGCTACCGTTGGTGCTGCCGCCTGGTGGTTCATGTACTCACCGTATGGTCCTCAAATTACCTACTACCAATTG ACCCACCATCTCCAATGCATCAGTGGTGGTCCTGAATTCAAAGGAGTTGATTGCAAGGTCTTCAACGATCCACACCCAATGACCATGGCTCTGTCTGTACTAGTAACAATTGAAATGTTGAACGCTATGAACAG tttGTCTGAAAATCAATCTCTTATTGCTATGCCCCCATGGTCTAATTGGTGGTTAGTTGGCTCAATGGCTCTTTCCTTCACACTCCACTTCGTTATTCTATATGTTGATGTCCTCTCA GCTGTATTCCAAGTGACCCCATTGACTGTTGAAGAATGGGTAACAGtaatgaaattttcgattccAGTAGTGTTACTTGATGAGACACTCAAGTTCATTGCAAGAAAGATCACTGACGGTGAGAACCCAATTTACACTGTTCATGGAATTATACTAATGTGGGCTGTGTTCTTTGGTTTGTTGCTTGTGAGCCCCATATAA
- the LOC123313844 gene encoding uncharacterized protein PFB0765w-like isoform X3: MFNFLNKQKANSERKRNIHYPPRMTLGRCVQMFWESAQSKEDDTPIPTVNTSTIFTINKGCQTEERNPHKCDSCSEMDLFIKDIIKFLSENFENSATKILLSNMNANIFSTTKFGATLKLTDSIKLDYKNLVNALNNKCQENNQLEEDLKKLKKNSYEEQQEIAQLDKIIHKLNENLTDAKKLIETQNGKIKNMKEEEKRLQKSCNSFITIRDDLTNEVKKLQKELSENRMNVEYKVKDYEEKVRNYNEQVAASQVTNNALKMDMNGLKSKYGELYCKYSKMCQINQKFEKNLENITDSIKDIDILVERTGIFVRNTTDRSTLLEEKIKLLRKKYDEEKIYTDTFYKLHKIIIGTLTYAKENDKTQHSDIQGNPLLDFKKQIKENEDTIKKLEDQNKKFASIVRIYQKSCNKLS, translated from the exons ATGTTCAACTTTTTGAATAAACAAAAGGCGAATAGTGAAAGGAAGAGGAATATCCATTATCCACCGAGAATGACTCTTGGAAGATGCGTTCAAATGTTTTGGGAATCAGCTCAATCAAAAGAA GATGATACACCTATTCCGACGGTAAATACATCGACAATTTTCACCATCAATAAAGGATGTCAAACAGAAGAAAGAAACCCGCATAAGTGCGATAGCTGTTCAGAAATGGACCTTTTCATAAAGGACATCATCAAATTTTTGtctgaaaacttcgaaaatTCCGCTACCAAAATTCTATT GAGCAACATGAACgcgaatattttttcaacaacaAAATTCGGTGCAACATTGAAATTAACAGATTCGATAAAACTAGATTACAAAAATTTGGTAAATGCGCTGAATAACAAATGCCAAGAAAACAATCAACTGGAGGAGGACCTGAAGAAACTTAAGAAGAATAGTTATGAAGAACAACAAGAGATAGCGCAATTAGACAAAATTATACATAAACTGAATGAAAATTTAACAGATGCAAAAAAACTAATAGAAACacaaaatggtaaaataaaaaatatgaaagaagAGGAGAAACGATTGCAAAAGAGTTGCAACTCTT TTATTACCATACGCGATGATTTAACAAATGAAGTAAAAAAGTTGCAGAAGGAACTTTCTGAAAATAGAATGAATGTCGAATATAAAGTGAAGGACTATGAAGAAAAAGTGAGGAATTACAATGAACAAGTAGCTGCTTCTCAGGTAACTAATAATGCACTCAAAATGGATATGAATGGGTTGAAGAGCAAATATGGAGAATTATACTGCAAATATTCGAAAATGTGCCAAATTAACCAAAAATTCGAGAAGAATTTAGAAAATATAACCGATTCGATCAAAGATATCGATATTCTGGTGGAAAGGACAGGAATATTTGTGAGAAATACTACAGATAGAagcaccttgttggaagaaaaaatcaaattgctCAGAAAGAAGTACGATGAGGAAAAGATATACACCGATACTTTCTATAAATTACATAAA ATCATTATAGGTACACTAACGTATGCAAAAGAAAATGACAAAACGCAACACAGTGACATACAAGGCAATCCATTATTAGATTTCAAAAAGCAGATCAAAGAAAATGAAgatacaataaaaaaactcGAAGACCAAAATAAAAAGTTTGCATCGATTGTGAGAATATACCAAAAAAGTTGTAATAAGCTTTCATAA